The window cgccgctgccgccgttgttCACCGGCCCGGCACTCGTGATCTGCGCTACGAGGGAACTGCACTGGCCCGaccccgtcggcagcacgTTGATGACGCCCTGCACGTCGCTGCAGGCCTGCCACACGGCGCGGAAGTCGGACATGTGCTTCTCGCGCCAGGACGTCAGCTCGGACGCGAAGGTCGAGTAGGCCGAGCCGATGGAGCCCGTGATGGTCGGGTCGACGCAGGcgtcggtgatggtggccgagatggcgaggTACGCGGCCACGTCCGctggcgccgtcggcgcgtCCGTGATGCGCGGGATGACGGCCGTGGCAACCGAGTTgcaggcgtcgaggtcgcggcGCTCCCGAATGgccgcgctggcggcggcgagggcctgcGGGGCGCGGTTGGGCACTTGGTAAGCGCaggccacggcggcgagagccGTCAGGATGATGGAAGAAGAGCGCATTTTGTTGGAGGTTTTATATGGGTGTGTGGGTATCCGTGTATGTGAATGTGTATCTGTGAGTGTTGAGAGTGCTTGAGGTGTAGTACTCTGATGAGATCtacgggggggaggggggctcAAAAGGGTTGATATGCTCGTGGCGGAGGCTCTCAGCGCTGTGATGGAATGGTGAGGATGACGCTATCAAGTGAAATGCACGGCTTGCACTCGTCTGATTctccatcccccctcctcctcctggctggCGAAGAGGTGCTCGTCTTATAACCATCCAGGGATTCCAGTCACCGATACACTCGCGCCTTGCATAGTGTGGCTTGGCGGTGCGCTGAAGGCCCTTTCACTGacgaggtgaggtgaggtgaggtgaggtgaggtaTGTGGCAAGGCGTCGTGTCGTGGCTGGTCCTCGGATCTGCGCAAAGGCAAGCattggcgatggcgaggtgATCCTCTCGAGGCATCTCATGCAAAGAAAAGACTCGAAGAGCGATTCCTGAGGCCCTTGCATGGCTTGGAAGAAACCGATCCATCTGGCGATCTTCACCTCTGTCTGGTGCATCTTTCTGTCTTGCTCCTCAGTCCATCCCTCGTCTCAGGATCTGTCGAAGTTCGAACgcgccccctccccaccctcCTTCGCTCAGCCACCGCTCTGCCGGGCGTGTTTAGATGTGGAGGGGCGAACTTGGGCGTCAAAGCCCAGCCGTCAGGAAATCGTGGCTTTGTCACTGGCATGCACACGAGGCCGGGCGTGAGACATGCGCGCCGTAGCGTCGGCTGCTGCGCGGGGttcccctccacctcctcctcctcctcctcctcacaACCACTTCACTTCGACCCTGATGAACTGAACGGTAGCATTCGCCGGTTCCAGTCTCTACGTGTGAAGTAGCTGACTAGCGCTGGGGGGAGCCTCTTTTTTGTTGCTGAACGTATCTCATTGCATCGATGGGCTGGGCCGTCCACAAATCACACTCTTTGGTGTATGATGAATATCTCCAAGCTGTTGGCTCATCGTCCTCAAGAAGGCGAGAGACCTCGTAGGTACTCATCGCCTCTCGAGGTAAAAGACGCGATGAACACCATCAAGGCTGCTCGGACCACAAACTGACACAATCTCTCACTCAAAACTAATCCGATCTTCGGCTTGAAAGACTTGCTGCGCTTCTTGGTATTCTATCCCCTGCCTCGGCAGCATCATGTCGGTACGTCATCATTCCTCTTCCTTCATTCCAACGTCCCCCCCGACCACTATGCTCGTCATCGGTCTCCGTCCAAcccctttcttccctctcAGGGCCCCTTCGAGGGGCAGCTgtccagctccttggcgtcgGATTCCTCGATCTCCTTCGAGTGCCTAGTGTAGGACTCGAAGAGCCCCATGAAGGGTATGATGAGCAGGAATATCGGCACCAGCTGGCTGAAGACCAGCCCGTCTTCCTCGTGCCGCACGTCCTGCTCCGGTCGTCCACCAGCGAGTATACCCCGAACCCGAAGTAGGCCGACAGCCCCAGCATCGTCTCGACCTCCGACGCGAGGAAGTACCACACGCCGAAGAGACACGTCCTCAGCGCCCTCCACGCCCTGTTCTCGGTCCATCTCCTGAAGACGGCCTCCGGGCTCAGGACGTCGACCGTTTTGCCCTTGTTGTCGATGAAGCGGGCCCTGACGTGGTCCATCCACCAGAGGCGCCCGGTGCGCCAGATGAGGAAGATCTGCACGGCGTAGCAGTACGACATGAGCGTCATATTGatcaccatcatcctccAGGGCCTTCCTGCTTTTGGCTTGCCGAGCGTGCACTTCATCGGGCACCGGTACTGGCCGGGCTCCCAGATGTCCTCGTACGCCGCCACCCAAAAGGCCTAGCTGAGCATGACGACGTTGGCGGTCATGAGGACGATTCGCAGGGCCAACTTCCGAGGAGGGGCCAGCGTCCCGTATGATTCTTCCTTTTTCAACCAGTCCGATTTCTTGGCAGACGCCAAAAGATACTGCCGAGAAGAGTGCGGTGTGGCGGCATTGATACCGGGCTTCAGCTCCGGTGCAGTGGGGCCACATCCGGCCTGAACTGCTCCATCCGGCCCGGGACGGACGAGACATGGGGTCTCCATACAAAATCCGGCCCTTCGGTGTTCCTCGCCCAAAAGGAAGCCGAAACacttccctcctccctcctccctcctcccctccccctcagCTCAGCTCAGCCTTTCCCGGATCTGTCGGACGCAAGACAAAACGCTCAAAAATGAGAGCTTTGAGCTGAACTCTGCCTGGAACGAGTTATAGGTCCGCAAATCACAGCCAGTCCCACGGGGGAACACGACTGGCGACATCCCGGCATAGGGTTCTAAACAAGATGATTTCCTCGAGCGATTGGCCAGAGTCTAAGAGTTCGTCAACCCAAACCGCGGCATCAGATGAAAGCTTCCCGGCAGGAGCTGCCCAAAAGAACTCTGCCCAAGGACTCGAGCATAAGAACCCCAACAACTGGCCGCCCGGGAAGATGTCCTGGATGTGGGAAATAACCCCAACGCCAATCGTCGACTCAATCGTAAGAGGTCTGTCCAGCAAAAACCCAtccaaccaaccccccccccgccccccttccccacAAGAGTAAAAGACACCatgaccgccgccgcccagccgCTCTCCACCCCCGGCCTGCAGCGCTGgaacgacgaggaggactcGGTTTACATGCTCAACAGCGGCGACCTGGCCAAGGAGCGCGCCCGCCTCGAGTACAACCACCACAACATCTGGGTCCCGCTCTGCGGCGGCCTCTGCCCTCCCCCGATCCTGGCGTACCTCAACGGGCTGCCGGCCCCgcgcgtcgccgagatcgccaCGGGCACGGGCATCTGGCTCCGGGACATGGCCGCGCGCCTGCCCGCGTCCGCCGAGCTGCGAGGGGTCGACATGGACGCGACCAAGTTcccgcgcgccgccgagctcccGCCCAACTGCGCCATGATGCAGCACAACGCCCTGCGGCCGTTCCCGGAGCCCATGCTGGGCACCTTCGACATGGTCCACGTGCGGCTCATCGCGCTGGGCATGAAGAAGGGCGACTGGGAGGCCCTCGCGCGGAACCTCTTCACGCTCCTGCGCCCCGGCGGGTACCTGCACTGGGAGGAGGTGGCCGACTCGTCGTGGAAGTGCGTCCC is drawn from Colletotrichum destructivum chromosome 6, complete sequence and contains these coding sequences:
- a CDS encoding Putative S-adenosyl-L-methionine-dependent methyltransferase superfamily; the encoded protein is MTAAAQPLSTPGLQRWNDEEDSVYMLNSGDLAKERARLEYNHHNIWVPLCGGLCPPPILAYLNGLPAPRVAEIATGTGIWLRDMAARLPASAELRGVDMDATKFPRAAELPPNCAMMQHNALRPFPEPMLGTFDMVHVRLIALGMKKGDWEALARNLFTLLRPGGYLHWEEVADSSWKCVPPSRAFDEWKRTVASWAIRVGRDPFMPARLPLVLRNCGFTDVDEKTWNTYGVEDMMREPMTKVSTEAVRPIMLTILEDGGSDVVQSVQDIDRLESEMRQDVLNGTLVGFTYTWIWGRHP